A segment of the Triticum urartu cultivar G1812 chromosome 1, Tu2.1, whole genome shotgun sequence genome:
CTACTTACCGTCCACTAAGGTCAATTTGAGATTACTGATGCGGTATTGCTGGGTTCAGTTGGTACATCATGGATGGATACTGAATCTTTTGTTGCTTCTAGTTATGTTCTGGCTGCTAGAACCTCTGTTTCTTCAGAATACTGAAATGAAATGATCATCGTTGGCACTCTGTTTATTTGAAGAGATCAGCATCTCTGAGCTCAACATCTGGCTCACGGCTGGGATAAGAGGTGTTAAGTGGATTAGTCAGATGTAGCCTTACTTCCCTCTTTTGTTTTTCTGTACAGTTTTGACATGTAATCCCCTTTGAGGCTTCTCCTCTTATCTTAATGAATGGAAAGCAGCATCTCTGTGTTTCGTTTAAAAAAATGTTACGTTTTGAGTGCAGAAGGATATAATAAATTCTGTGGGACATAATTTGAACTTGTGAAGGCATACAGAAAAACACGGAATTGTCATTTATATGCGAATACGACGTTCTTGTCAAAGCGGTAGGATGGTAGTTTCAGGTTTCTATGTTCAGTCTGATGATGTGTGTTCTTTGTTTCTTCATGAAAGCTGTGGGTACTGTGGCTATGCATTGAACTTGAGCTCCTCGACACGGAACACGGCCAACATTGGATCAAAGTATGGAAAGCAGATCAGGAAAGGCGTCGTCTCATTCTTCGCAGTTGACGAGAACCGGTTCACGCAAACCGACGAAGTGAGCTGCACGCCGTACTTCCGCTCAAGGTCTTCCTGGGGTTTCTTCAGAAGGAGGACACGATTGCTCTGCCGCAAGTGCAATGGCCATATCGGTAACGCTTATGACGACGAGGACTCTGCCTTGTATCATAGCTCAGATGACACACTCGCAAGCTCAGAGGTCAGCTGCACGTCTAGTCGAAAGAAATATGTTATCAAGATCAATGCGCTACAGCCATCATCGGACGACTCCGGTGTTCCATTCTCTCAATGACAGCAATCTGAAATGATGTATTGTATGCCTTGAAAAGCATGGTAAGGTCTCTACTCTGTGCCGGACTGGGATGCTGTGAATCAGAGCTTTTCAAGGGAACTTGCCATCTCTGTGATGCTTCAGTCATCTCACTGCACATACTTGATAGTAATTTTTCATTTCTTTTCTATTACCGTTGTACATGTATACTTTAAACAGAAGTGTCAATTTTTGGTTGTGTTGATAGTACAAAATGGGAGGGTCTTTTTGGTGTCTACGTCGGTACTTGTGTATCTATGTCTTCAGCGTGTTTGCAACATGTTTGCCATATTCAGTCGCCTCCCTATCAGGCGTTCAGTCTCATAAAGGCGTTCTTGAAGTTGTTCATGTGGGAAGGGGTCAAAGCTGTTTGCGTCGAAGAGAAAAATGTATTGAGATACTGTGAATATTATCTATCAAAATGATGTCTATCTTCAGTTTATTGTCTAATAGAAAGATTTCTTTTATACACAAATATACTTCAAAGCCAAACAACAAGGACCACTAATTCGTGTGAATACCAATATCAATCTAACTTGGTATACCTGTTACATTGCCGTTCTGACCGGATCATGGTTTTGTAATCTGCATCATGTCTTCTCAGGAGAAATTACTACTCTGTTATTTGAGCTGCTTTGGATATCTGAATGTAATTCGTAAGAGATCCAATGCATCATTGCACCCCTTCCTTTGTTTTCATTGTTCAGTTTTTCACTTTTTGTTGACACCTCACAAATGGAAAATCGTTTGAATACAGTGAATGAATCCGCAGGATTTGCAGTGAATCATTGTCACTGTAAACTCATCCACATCCTCCTTTGAGATAGCAAAATGAAGATGACCAATTCCTCTAAAGGATGTAGTTGTTGCTGCCACTGCAGAAGGGGGTTTTTTCGCGTATGTGTATTAGCAAATTCTGCACATGGAATCACCGTTCAAGCAATTGAAAAGGTTTCTGTAGCAACTAGAAATCGACAGAGATAAAGCAGAAATGATGATTCAGAGTTAGCAGTTCACAGTAACCACATCATGAATTGGTAACTGTGAGAGTTCCAGACTAATTTCACAGCTGGAACTCTTGTGAGCATAACAAATCAATCTAAGACTGGATGTATGCAATGCAGACAAAATTCATCTCAATTACAGCGTTGCACAACAGAAGGAACACCAATTCTGCCCAGTGTTGCACAACCAAGTACGATTTGTCGGCGTCTACTGATAAAATCTACTTACTCCAGAGCGCACACAATTTTGCATTACAGAAGAAACAGCAATCGCACACAAACAGAGATATAGCAGGCCAACCAGCGAGACAAAATTCAGAAACACGGTGTATATTGATTTCCAACTCCAGATGCGAGTAGCTTTGTTTCACGATTCACTTGGAACTACAGAGGAAGTAGCAAACCACACAAGTCGCGGTATCATCAAGCTTTTGGGATCTGCAGGGGAGGGGCGAGGAAGCGCCTAGCCGCCGAAGCCGTAGAGGGTGCGGCCCTGGCGCTTGAGGGCGTAGACGACGTCCATGGCGGTGACGGTCTTGCGGCGGGCGTGCTCGGTGTAGGTGACGGCGTCGCGGATGACGTTCTCGAGGAAGATCTTGAGCACGCCGCGGGTCTCCTCGTAGATGAGCCCCGAGATGCGCTTGACGCCGCCCCTCCGAGCGAGCCTCCGGatcgccggcttggtgatgcccTGGATGTTGTCGCGCAGCACCTTCCGGTGGCGCTTGGCGCCGCCCTTGCCGAGCCCCTTGCCTCCCTTGCCGCGCCCGGACATGGTCGCCGACGATCCTCTTCGAGCTGCTGGCGAGCGAATGTGGGGTTGGAGTAGCGGTGGTGGTTGGTGGTTTGTGTTGTGATTTGCGGGGAGGGGCGAGGGGCGTTTTAAAGGGGAGAGAGGTTGGAGGAGGCGTGTGCCTGCCGTTCGATGCGGATGCGGTGGACGGTCGAGATGGGGATCCGCGAGAGAGATGCCGCGGATCGCTGACGTGGCGGGAGGCTTGGACCTGTGGCTTGGCGGGCCGGGTCAGAGGTGGGGCGGCAGCTCGAATTTTTGGGCTGTTGGCGGGGGGTTGTGGCTTTCCTTCCTTTTGTGAGAACTTTCCAGATTTTAAGTTACGAACCAACTTTCTGGATTTAGACGGAGTGCTTTGATTGCAGATATAAACTTTGGCTGAAATTCAACGCGAGACGTGGTATACAGGAGAATCAATCCAAACCTCCTTTTGTTTTTGGTGCATGGACCATGATTGTTGATGAGTATAATGGCGTGATCCAAACCTCTTTTTTATTTATGTTCCTTTTTTCCAAGACTGTTTTTCCTTTCCTTTTCGTGTGTTTCCTTTTTTTTACATTtcaaacaaaataaaataatgtTATATTATATGTGAAAGCATTTCTTAATGTATGAACATTTTTAGAAACATGAACACCTTTGAAAATTCATGAGTGTTTTTATTTCCGTGAATAAAAATCTTTTAAAAAATTGGCAAACATACAttaaattcatgaatattttttagaTGTGAAACCATTTCTTAATGCATGAAAAATTTAAGATCAAGCAGAAGGACATGTCCTATGGTCGGGTATTGGTTGAGTTGTAATCTAGTGTCGGCCCCGTTGTGGGTTAATCTGGCACCTCTGTACATAAACCCTCTATTTCGCCTAAATAAAAAGGCAATGCTTCTGTCGGTTCCTTAAAAAAAACTAGCTCCCACCACAACATATCGTGCGTTTGCTCGCTACCGCGCTAGGCGCATGATAGGAGCTCCCATAGGTCCATCATCGCTCAGTTTGTTGCAAGAGATCATGGTATGTGAGAAAATACCAGAGCTTGAGTCCCTTGATCGAGAAGATGAACTTCCTGGTTACTGGTCGCTAGAAATACTAGAGCTGCATCTTCACCTCCCCTCTGATTCGTAGGCATCGTAGATCTTCCGCACCTCCACTTCTTGGTTGTCGGGCAACAATAACTCTTGCCGCTTTTGGATAGACCCATGGCTCGACATGAAGTATATTACGGAATATGCCCCCCCCCAAATCTTTTACCGGATCCCGAAGCGATGTCGACAAGATCGTTCCGTGTGCTATGGGCTCTTTGGGAGGGTATAAGTTCGCGACATTCATGACGCCCTTGGCCTGACTGCCTTGGTCCCGTACAAGGGGCTATGGCGGCGTATCAATCATGTACAACTCTCCGACCAACCCAACAAGCTGAGATGGAGATGGACTAACTCCGGTCAGTACTCCGCCAAGTGCCGCTATCTAGCTCTCTTCCACGGTTCTATCCCGGACCTGAACTGGCGCCTTCACCGAAAAACAAGGGCTCCCCTGCGAGTGAAGGTGTTCTCTTGgctattgataacccacaagtataagggatcaaTCGTAATCAtatcgataagtaagagtgtcgaacccaacgagaagcacgaggaaatgacaagcagtttttagcaaggtattttCTGTGGGCACTAAAATTTTCGGTAACATATAGTTTGTAGCAGGACAATTTGTAACGAGTAAGTAATAGTATCGGTAACGAAGGTGCAACAAGGTAGCTcgatcctttttgtagcaaaggacaggGCAGAAAgatctcttataataagcaaagcgtccCCGAGGACACACTAGTCACTTTTATCATGTTTGTTTAATTCGTGTTTGTtattttgataatttgatatgtgagtggtccggtgcttgggtgttgttttTACTTGGATAAGCCTCTCGCTTATGATTACCCCCTCTCGCAAGTATCCACAACTAtaaaagaagaattaagataaatctaacctgaaagtgcgttatatcgactagaggggggtgaataggcgatttttatgaaattcttcactgaggaatttgctggtgaggaaattccttagcgaagaactactagcagcggaataagtactcaaaagtaaacacaacagaatacaagcatagtcatcatgatgaaatgaagacaggcacagagtacaggaagcgtaatcacaggataactcaggatgaagacaaacagactgaagaaattgaactgaggaaattgagaaagtcttcagtcaaagtcttcaaacacagatatgaacaaacatacaacacagttatgaggaaatgaaagagttgaggaaatagaaccagtaagctcggtgaagacaatgattaggtagaccagttccaactgctgtctcagttgtacgtctggttggagcggctgagtatttaaaatcgaggacacacagtcccggacacccagtcccggacacccagtcaaggacacttggTCCAAGACACCCAGTACTCACCGTATTCTctttgaactaaggtcacacagacctcgtccaatcactcgtggtaagtcttcaggcgacttccaaaccttcacaaacttggtcactcagcgatccacaattcctcttggatgctctagaccatgacgtctaaccgtctggaagaagcatagtcttcaaaggtaacaagcgtcggatccactcagaatcaatctcttcagtgatgctcaatcacttggggtttgtaggtgtttgggttttgggtttttggtttttcctcacttgatgattttcgctcaaagtccttggaggatgggttgctctcaaatgacaagtgtcagtttctctcggagcagccaaccacctagtggttgtagggggcggctatttatagcctagggagcagcccgacatgataagacataaatgcccttcaatgatatgaccgttaagtggatagatattttgggacagctggcgcatagcacagcaacggtcggaattttgagtagcaaaatcctcagggctatcatgttcctcactgtgtaggcaatccgcactggcgaattcctaactcctcagtcaggacaaattcctcagagaccagaagaacttcgtctctgtcactgaagaaattgactgaactgtatgagatttccaatggcttcactcgaagggattggtaggtgtaggatttgagttgagcatcacatggaaatttttccttagtatttcctcgaccccctttaacagtacggtgtttcctatgactcaagaaagagaaaaacaaaactatgaacacgaaagtcttcaagcttcatatttctcgcatgaatatcaagtcttcacgaaCACACCAATTtattcactttcaaagtcttcatgaaagtcttcagaaataccaaaatcttcagtcgaagatattcatttttaggggtcgactttttctgtaaatatcaaagtcctcatagacttatagacctgtgtacactaacacacgcattagtcccttaacctataagtcttcaatacaccaaaatcactaaggggcactagatgcacttacaatctccccttttttgCTGACTGATGACAATATatgttaagttttcaacggggataaacatatgaagtgtaaatactgatattgaggaatttgattgcaagatatagaagaactccccctgaagatgtgcatagtgaggaatttgcttttgaagcaatgcacacttgaagagttgaatcatggagatctccccctatatcttgtaattcatacacgcatttaacatataatatgaagaatttgaaatgcatgatgaaatatggtgcctgatgaaatttagcatgcgtgcaataatattaacaaGGAATAAGCATGTAGAATAGtgcatcaagagtatcagagcatagtgcatcaaaagtatcagagcaccatcgggtttaagattacaactcgatccaataaagttttagaagaacgagagttgtaacttagcaaaataaatgcccatatagtagacccgcttgaagactaactcatgtttctccccctttgtcatcgaatgaccaaaaggatcgaaaatgaggactaacgcccctgaagataatcatgttgatgaaggagcgccagcgttgttggggtcgtttgttgatgtagggcctgccgcagtgtcgtccaaatcttcatgttcatcagtgtcgcgcgatgaagaatatgagctggccaccagagaaggaaccttgaccttcttgaatttcttcggaggaggtgcagaccagtcaaaatcttcattaagacccatgttcttcagatcttcttcaccatacggatgtgacaggattgcccaggtgcgatcaaagacttgatggaggtagtagtggtttttcttcactgcattgtgtgtggcagtcatgttgtgaagaagtgaaccaaactgacgcttaacccatttgtgatttcgatccaccttctggtgaagactaagcagaagttcatggtcagtcatcacgcgcggagcagtggcttgaggagtggacttaggtgcattggcagagtcatcattggtggaataatatgcagctttgcgaaactgaccatccaatggatgaatgccttcatcaattacagctggtgccttgccctttccatcaactgaggaatatgtctgcttgaggacttcaattgggggcaagtagctgagatggttctggaaatcagctttgtagttgagtgaagaccttgtcctgaggaatctcatgatccaaggtccataaggcttcaactcaaacggagacagtgcaacattggccatagtcctcatgaagaaatcgtgataattgacaggaatgccatgaacgatgttgaataccagattcttcatgatgccaacaatttcctcatcagatgagtcgtggcctttgataggactgattgtcctcgtaagaatacgatagacatttctgggcacgtacagcaattccttcttgaggaatttggttcgtggtgcctgacctagtttcaaaggcttcatcagcacctacatgtaatgatgtgtgagctcaggttcactgtagatgcaacgagcttcttcaaggggaggactgagtggtagagcacgaagcaattcagaggctagtgcagtgtagtgagtgttttcagacatccagtccagcacccatgaattcacatcttcagcatctccggtgatgtgcagcgttgcatagaattgaagaatcagttcctcattccaatcgcagatgtcagagcaaaagttgagcagcccagcgtcgtgaagaacactgaggactagtgtgaagcacggcagagatttcATATCCacgtgtaacgccctcgatgcggctatatctcccacgtgtcaaagcacgacttagaggcataaccgcattgaaagcaatgtcgcaagtgaggtaatcttcacacaacccatgtaatacataagggaaagagatacatagttggcttacaatcgccacttcacacaattacatggataaagcattacatcatccagatacaatcaaggtccgactacgaaaccaaaataaaagaagaaccccaaaagcgacaaaggtccccgatcggccccaactgggctccactactgatcaactagaatgaaacaacacaaaggacaagatcttcatcgagctcctccttgagcttggttgcgtcacctgctcagtaacatcggcacctgcaaactggttttggaagtatctatgagtcacggggactcaacaatctcgcaccctcgtgatcaagactatttaaacttatgggtaaggtaaaaggtatgagatggagctgcagcaagcgactagcatatatggtggctaacatacgcaaatgagagcgagaagagaaggcaaagcacggtcgataaaagtatgatcaagaagtgatcctatagcaacctacgtcaagcataactccaacaaccgtgttcacttcccggactccgccagaaagagaccatcacggttacacacgctgttgatatattttaattaaggtcaacttcaggttttctacaaccggacgttaacaaattcccatctgcccataaccgcgggcacggctttcgaaagttcaaatccctgcaggggtgtcccaacttagcccatcacaagctctcacagtcaacgaaggaatagacctcctcctgagacattccgatcagactcggtatcccggttctacaagacatttcgacagggtaaaactaaaccagcaacaccacccgaatgtgccgacaaatcccgataggagctgcacatatctctttctcaaggcacaccggatcgtccaaacttccggtaggccagcccagagttgcccctggtggccaccggcggctgacaagttggaccaacactcaaaggagcactggcccgggggggtaaaataatgatgaccctcaggagcgcgactcccaagggaaaagaaaaggctaggtggcaaatggtaaaaccaatgttgggcattgctggaagagttttattcaaggcgaactgtcaaggggttcccattattacccaaccgcgtaaggaacgcaaaatccgggaacataacaccgatatgacggaaactagggcggcaagagtggaacaaaacaccaggcataaggccgagccttccaccctttaccaagtatatagatgcattaattaaataagatatattgtgatatcccaacaagtaaacatgtccaacaaggaacaacatctccatgttccaacaaggaacagacttcaatcttcacctgcaattaacaacgctataagaggggctgagcaaagcggtaacatagccaaacaatggtttgctaggacaaggtgggttagaggcttggttcaacaatatgggtggcatgataagcaagtgg
Coding sequences within it:
- the LOC125536059 gene encoding uncharacterized protein At4g08330, chloroplastic-like, with the protein product MARALDGCYSAKDVAYSCGYCGYALNLSSSTRNTANIGSKYGKQIRKGVVSFFAVDENRFTQTDEVSCTPYFRSRSSWGFFRRRTRLLCRKCNGHIGNAYDDEDSALYHSSDDTLASSEVSCTSSRKKYVIKINALQPSSDDSGVPFSQ
- the LOC125521182 gene encoding histone H4 translates to MSGRGKGGKGLGKGGAKRHRKVLRDNIQGITKPAIRRLARRGGVKRISGLIYEETRGVLKIFLENVIRDAVTYTEHARRKTVTAMDVVYALKRQGRTLYGFGG